One Mycobacteroides abscessus ATCC 19977 genomic window carries:
- a CDS encoding methyltransferase family protein, giving the protein MAVAALALYVVFIAAGFGWKSYRQWRTTGSTGFRGFHGRPGSREWLAGVGFSAAIAMALLAPLAQLSGVAAALAALDNRPTQAAGTVLAVGGIIATVWAQRAMGESWRVGVDTRETTALVSTGVFGWVRNPIFTAMLTFAAGSALMTPNPLALSGFALLVASIELQVRDVEEPYLLAAHGTTYREYGARVGRFIPGIGRFNVQG; this is encoded by the coding sequence ATGGCTGTGGCAGCACTCGCCCTGTACGTGGTCTTCATCGCCGCAGGATTCGGCTGGAAGAGCTACCGGCAGTGGCGCACGACCGGATCCACCGGCTTCCGCGGATTCCACGGCCGCCCTGGTTCACGCGAATGGCTGGCAGGCGTGGGATTCAGCGCGGCAATAGCGATGGCACTGCTCGCACCCTTGGCTCAATTGTCCGGGGTCGCCGCTGCCCTTGCCGCCCTTGACAACCGACCAACCCAGGCGGCCGGAACCGTGCTCGCGGTGGGCGGAATCATCGCGACGGTCTGGGCGCAACGAGCAATGGGCGAATCCTGGCGGGTGGGCGTCGATACCCGAGAGACCACCGCACTGGTGAGTACCGGCGTCTTCGGCTGGGTGCGGAACCCGATCTTCACCGCGATGTTGACATTCGCTGCCGGGTCCGCGCTGATGACACCTAACCCGCTGGCCCTCAGCGGATTTGCACTCTTGGTGGCATCCATCGAGCTGCAGGTACGCGACGTCGAGGAGCCCTATCTATTAGCGGCGCACGGCACCACCTATCGCGAATACGGAGCGCGAGTTGGACGTTTCATACCCGGGATCGGCAGGTTCAACGTCCAGGGTTGA
- a CDS encoding sensor domain-containing protein, which yields MASYLCVLAMTVASAGTASANPDELPVQTEALSSLMLEPGDVAPVMGAGMYVAGDWAALVSDRTDRPECGSVVLASGASYESSNYLSGRYRSLIDSPNWTRLVDQSMVIFPEWSDATDFALAEADRWRACENQRVTSLLPQPDGSTRREWVQLRKIVQVQEVLVVGYTWPTDFGGVIYCQHALAPLRNVAIDVRACAERDGSRALDLILGLLPRVARA from the coding sequence GTGGCGTCGTACCTTTGCGTGCTGGCGATGACAGTGGCGTCCGCGGGCACCGCCTCGGCGAATCCAGATGAGCTGCCTGTGCAGACAGAGGCGTTGTCCAGCCTGATGCTCGAGCCCGGGGACGTGGCACCCGTCATGGGGGCCGGCATGTACGTGGCCGGAGATTGGGCCGCGTTGGTATCGGATCGGACCGACAGGCCCGAATGCGGCAGCGTGGTACTCGCGTCGGGCGCGAGCTATGAATCGTCCAATTATCTGTCCGGGCGGTACCGGTCATTGATCGACAGCCCCAACTGGACGCGGCTGGTCGACCAGAGCATGGTGATTTTTCCCGAGTGGTCGGATGCCACGGACTTCGCGCTCGCCGAGGCCGATCGCTGGCGCGCTTGCGAGAACCAGCGAGTCACGTCGCTCTTGCCGCAACCCGACGGAAGCACGCGTCGCGAGTGGGTGCAGCTCCGCAAGATCGTCCAGGTCCAGGAGGTTCTGGTGGTCGGCTACACGTGGCCGACGGATTTCGGTGGAGTCATATATTGCCAGCACGCGCTGGCGCCGTTGCGAAATGTGGCTATCGACGTGCGGGCTTGCGCGGAACGGGACGGCAGCCGCGCCCTCGATCTCATCCTAGGGCTGCTGCCCCGCGTGGCCCGGGCATAG
- a CDS encoding PfkB family carbohydrate kinase yields MADGGGILVCGETLVDLVPVAGGLRRPVPGGGPYNTAIAAAKLGAPTALLTHVSHDAFGSRCVQDLAAAGVDESLVMRHDVPTTLAVADVDEHGAARYLFYWQGTSNDVAIQSFPDPVRTPVAIWAGSIASVLWRERDELRAWIARHYADIPLTFDVNVRPALISHRQTYAARIVPWLSVARVARASTDDLEFLYPGVSVRDAVNAWLDAYPRIEIAVITCGAAGSLAFRRGEPSPLRIAAHKVSVVDTVGAGDTYTGAFLDGFYRHRLDLPEALRRAAVAAAITCTRPGAQPPDATELANELRRVTS; encoded by the coding sequence GTGGCCGATGGAGGCGGCATCCTTGTCTGTGGCGAGACGCTCGTCGATCTGGTCCCGGTTGCCGGCGGGTTGCGGCGCCCGGTACCCGGTGGCGGTCCGTATAACACCGCGATCGCGGCGGCGAAGCTGGGTGCGCCGACCGCTCTGCTCACCCATGTGTCCCACGACGCGTTCGGTAGTCGGTGCGTGCAGGACCTTGCCGCGGCGGGAGTCGATGAGTCATTGGTGATGCGCCATGACGTTCCGACGACATTGGCCGTTGCCGACGTCGACGAACACGGAGCCGCCCGTTACCTGTTCTATTGGCAGGGAACTTCCAATGATGTTGCGATCCAATCGTTTCCAGATCCGGTGCGGACTCCGGTGGCAATCTGGGCGGGTTCGATCGCCAGCGTGCTCTGGCGTGAACGTGACGAACTGCGCGCGTGGATCGCCCGGCACTACGCGGACATCCCGCTCACATTCGATGTGAACGTTCGCCCCGCGCTCATCTCGCACCGGCAGACCTATGCCGCACGGATCGTTCCGTGGCTCTCCGTGGCGCGTGTGGCACGCGCCAGCACCGACGACTTGGAGTTCCTATATCCGGGTGTATCGGTGCGGGACGCGGTAAACGCTTGGCTCGATGCGTACCCGCGCATCGAGATCGCGGTGATCACCTGCGGTGCGGCGGGATCGCTGGCCTTCCGCAGGGGTGAACCGTCGCCCCTGCGTATCGCCGCCCACAAGGTCAGTGTCGTCGACACCGTCGGCGCCGGTGACACTTACACCGGCGCCTTCCTTGACGGGTTCTATCGGCATCGGCTCGATCTGCCCGAGGCTCTGCGTCGTGCGGCGGTGGCCGCGGCCATCACCTGCACCCGCCCCGGGGCACAGCCGCCCGATGCCACGGAGCTGGCCAACGAGCTGCGCCGTGTGACGTCCTAG
- a CDS encoding sensor domain-containing protein, translating to MRSVMGALSVALGVMTPATATADPSSNVPPAAIDRLMFSQREAERVMGAGLPNVQRQSATFALDTDRPDCGSVVLASVSSYDRSPYMAAHSQALWDHPGWFTLVDQSVAVFSTDQEARGFTRSEADRWRTCENQTINVSEQAVDGSVLQATVDIRDITQVDNVLAVSYGRNDSAYAFCQHVLLGERNVAIDIRTCSTVSKSDGERAFELMKIVGPRVWEA from the coding sequence ATGCGATCGGTGATGGGGGCATTGTCGGTGGCGCTGGGTGTCATGACCCCGGCCACCGCCACCGCCGACCCTTCGTCCAACGTGCCGCCCGCGGCCATCGACCGCCTCATGTTCAGTCAGCGGGAAGCTGAGCGGGTGATGGGCGCCGGGCTGCCCAATGTGCAACGGCAGAGCGCCACCTTCGCCTTGGACACCGATCGGCCGGACTGTGGGAGCGTCGTGTTGGCCTCGGTGTCGAGCTACGACCGGTCGCCCTACATGGCAGCCCACTCGCAGGCGCTCTGGGATCACCCGGGCTGGTTCACCCTGGTTGATCAAAGCGTGGCGGTCTTCAGCACCGACCAAGAAGCCCGCGGCTTCACGCGCAGTGAGGCCGATCGTTGGCGCACGTGCGAAAACCAGACGATCAATGTCTCCGAGCAGGCGGTCGACGGCTCCGTGTTGCAAGCAACGGTGGACATCCGGGACATCACCCAGGTCGACAATGTGCTGGCTGTCAGCTACGGAAGGAACGATTCGGCGTACGCCTTCTGCCAGCATGTGCTGCTCGGCGAACGCAATGTTGCCATCGATATCCGCACGTGTTCAACGGTTTCCAAGAGTGACGGGGAGCGGGCGTTCGAATTGATGAAGATCGTGGGTCCGCGGGTGTGGGAGGCATAG
- a CDS encoding sensor domain-containing protein, with protein MTIVLSAALACAAPALAEQGSPIPPAAIDDLMVTPDEASSVMKTGFPVVDRFNALSALTTDRPDCGSVVLPSVATYDRGPYMAAHQQYLQDSAPWNVQLAQSIAVFPTDDEARDFASTEMDMWLKCSKHTVHDSAQWRYAIGSLHRDDDAVVGSYVMITNDGARMSCSRLLARVRNTATDLRACSAGPESYQRLLGIAKIIGPRYDAA; from the coding sequence ATGACGATCGTGCTGTCGGCGGCATTGGCTTGTGCCGCACCTGCTTTGGCTGAGCAAGGCTCGCCGATACCGCCCGCCGCGATCGACGATCTGATGGTCACACCGGATGAGGCGTCCTCGGTGATGAAGACGGGCTTTCCGGTGGTTGATCGGTTCAACGCGCTCTCGGCCCTCACGACGGACAGGCCGGACTGTGGCAGCGTGGTGCTGCCGTCGGTGGCCACCTACGACCGCGGGCCATACATGGCCGCGCACCAGCAGTACCTACAGGACAGCGCTCCCTGGAACGTCCAGCTTGCCCAGAGCATCGCTGTTTTCCCCACGGACGATGAGGCCCGCGACTTCGCGTCCACGGAGATGGACATGTGGTTGAAGTGTTCGAAGCACACCGTGCACGATTCCGCCCAGTGGAGGTACGCGATCGGGTCATTGCATCGGGATGACGACGCGGTAGTTGGTTCCTACGTGATGATCACGAACGATGGTGCGCGTATGTCCTGCTCCCGGCTGCTGGCCAGAGTCCGGAACACCGCCACCGACCTGCGCGCATGCTCGGCCGGACCCGAAAGCTACCAACGTCTGCTGGGGATCGCGAAGATCATCGGCCCCCGCTACGACGCCGCCTAG
- the nagA gene encoding N-acetylglucosamine-6-phosphate deacetylase, with translation MSVTAPGFFDMHVHGGGGASFGRDAEANLVAATWHRSHGTDGLLASLVTLAPDDLLRAVRVLAEMTGAEGIAGIHLEGPWLSPQYAGAHDPRLLREPDLGELERLLDAGGGHIKMVTIAPELPGAISAIEMLSGRGVVAAVGHTNATYEQTQQAISAGATVATHLFNAMRPIHHREPGPIPALLESPDVTIELIADGVHIHPAIYRTVLAAVGPDRIALVTDAMCAAGMPDGAYQLGDLPVTVAGGEARLPNGTIAGSTASMADLHRFAAAQAGTDIATRQTSVNPRRAVGC, from the coding sequence ATGTCCGTGACCGCTCCCGGATTTTTCGATATGCACGTACACGGCGGGGGCGGCGCATCATTCGGACGCGACGCCGAGGCCAATCTGGTTGCCGCCACCTGGCACCGATCACACGGCACCGATGGCTTGCTGGCCAGTCTGGTCACCCTGGCTCCCGATGACCTGCTCCGTGCCGTGCGTGTGCTCGCCGAGATGACCGGAGCAGAGGGTATCGCCGGAATTCATCTCGAAGGCCCCTGGCTGTCCCCACAATATGCCGGGGCACACGACCCGCGGCTGCTTCGCGAACCGGACCTTGGCGAGCTGGAACGGCTGCTCGACGCCGGGGGTGGGCACATCAAGATGGTCACCATCGCACCCGAGCTGCCGGGCGCGATATCGGCGATCGAAATGCTCTCGGGGCGGGGAGTGGTGGCCGCCGTGGGGCATACCAATGCCACCTATGAGCAGACACAACAGGCGATTTCGGCAGGGGCAACCGTGGCCACCCACCTGTTCAATGCCATGCGGCCGATCCACCACCGCGAGCCGGGCCCCATCCCCGCACTTCTGGAGAGCCCGGACGTGACCATCGAGCTGATCGCCGACGGGGTGCACATCCATCCCGCGATCTACCGCACGGTGCTGGCCGCGGTCGGCCCCGACCGGATCGCTCTTGTCACCGATGCGATGTGCGCGGCTGGGATGCCCGACGGGGCCTACCAGCTGGGCGACCTCCCGGTTACCGTCGCCGGCGGTGAAGCACGGCTGCCCAACGGCACGATCGCGGGCAGCACCGCGAGCATGGCGGATCTACACCGGTTCGCGGCGGCGCAGGCAGGAACCGATATCGCCACCCGTCAAACATCCGTGAACCCCCGGCGCGCGGTGGGTTGCTAG
- a CDS encoding SIS domain-containing protein produces the protein MADEIRQQPTVWGRLLSDGRSAIAEVAAKIVEYSPRFVLFVARGTSDHAALYGKYLTEIIWQLPAGLASPSTMTTYGARPDLSGVLVIGVSQSGGSPDLVQTLTVARQQGACTVAVTNAARSPLATAAEHHIDVLAGPELAVAATKSYTAQLLALYLLLTDVAGRDNTAAALLPERGEEILHSAVVQQLATRYRFASRLVTTGRGYSYPTAREAALKLMETSYLSAQAFSGADLLHGPLAMVDHQVPVIAIVPDGVGGRAMNDVLHRLAGRGADVCCIGSADAVAATGLGVTLEPTLEELSPMLAIIPLQLLAMQLAIGRGENPDVPRGLSKVTETL, from the coding sequence ATGGCCGACGAGATTCGCCAACAGCCAACCGTATGGGGGCGGCTACTTTCCGACGGGCGTTCCGCGATAGCGGAGGTAGCGGCGAAGATCGTCGAGTACAGCCCCCGGTTCGTGCTCTTCGTCGCACGGGGAACCAGCGACCACGCCGCGTTGTACGGAAAGTACCTCACCGAGATCATCTGGCAGCTCCCCGCGGGCCTGGCCTCGCCGTCGACCATGACGACCTACGGTGCACGGCCGGATCTTTCGGGCGTGCTGGTCATCGGGGTCAGCCAATCCGGCGGCTCACCGGATCTGGTCCAGACGCTCACGGTGGCGCGCCAGCAAGGCGCGTGCACAGTGGCGGTAACCAACGCCGCGCGCTCCCCGTTGGCGACAGCAGCCGAACACCACATAGACGTACTGGCCGGACCCGAACTCGCTGTCGCGGCCACCAAGTCGTACACCGCGCAGCTCTTGGCGCTGTATCTGCTGCTCACCGACGTGGCCGGTCGCGACAATACAGCGGCCGCGCTGCTCCCCGAGCGTGGCGAAGAAATTCTGCACAGCGCCGTCGTCCAACAGCTGGCGACTCGCTACCGATTCGCCTCACGCTTGGTCACCACCGGACGCGGCTACTCCTATCCGACTGCCCGCGAGGCTGCCCTCAAGCTGATGGAGACCAGTTACCTTTCCGCTCAAGCGTTCTCAGGGGCTGATCTGCTGCACGGGCCGCTGGCAATGGTCGACCATCAGGTGCCGGTGATCGCCATCGTGCCCGACGGCGTCGGTGGCCGGGCCATGAACGACGTGCTGCACAGGCTGGCCGGACGTGGGGCCGACGTCTGTTGCATCGGCTCGGCGGACGCGGTGGCGGCGACGGGCCTGGGCGTGACGCTGGAACCCACGCTTGAGGAGCTCTCACCCATGCTGGCCATCATTCCGTTGCAACTGCTGGCCATGCAGCTGGCGATCGGCCGCGGCGAAAACCCGGATGTGCCAAGAGGTTTGTCCAAGGTAACCGAGACACTGTGA